Part of the Asterias rubens chromosome 20, eAstRub1.3, whole genome shotgun sequence genome, gtaaaacaaataatgacgcTCGTTCACCGGGGAACCATGTTGACAGTGGTCTGGTGAAGTGTTTAACTTGTCCTCGCGCCTTTTAATCTAATTATTTATAATACACTTCGTAGACTTCAAGAAAACAACTCAAGCAATTTTATAACTCAACAAGAAGTcattttatttgtacaaaataaatagaaaacaaaatacccgaaacaaaatgtaacaattaGTAAAAGATAAAAAATTTAAAGGCAACTGTTTCTTCATCGgtgctgaaaacaaaattatattattttccaCTTTTACTTTCTCGTAAATTATTTGATCAAAAGTTAACTACTTCGTTCGTGGCAAGTTTGGTAGTGTACGGTGGCCCTGAAAGACCGTCGCATAAAAGCACATCATACATTTATGCGTTTtaatgtcccttcagggccactgTAGTATTATCATCAAAATGTCATCAGTTCAAAAATAGCTGAAATCTTCACTGAATATCATGGAGGAGAAAGTTTACGAATACGACAACTTGAAATGTGttttgtctcaaaaaaaaaccccattgGTTTCATGTAAACTAAAAAGCTATTCTGTGGGCGTACACAAACAACTGGGCATGTGGTAATGACATTGactttattattataacttcCCAGCacagacaaaacacaaaactgtTGTCTATTCTATCTGAATGTTGAACCAAAGCATAGAATACGTTTCAAAGAATTTATGTTGACTTTACCAGAAGCAAGCTGTTTGGATGACAGTTATCTCGCTAAAAGAAAACGCACTCTAGAATAACACATTTCTGACCAGGTGAATATACAAAAACCAGGTTGCGTGTTGTTGGCACTGCATGGACTTTGCTTTAAATATTTGGCGTAAACACACATTCAAATGTCAAATGTTTGATTTCAAAAAGATTGTCAGGGCTTGCGGATACCGGGCAATACGGTGGAGATGTGAAGTACTGATCTACAAATTACTCTAAAGGTATTATagaggattggtagagctgacataACAAGTGGGGAGAGagtgtttatgttttatgtGATAAACCGTATATCAATTACCTTCTCTatttagtaattgtttgcattgtttattgtttagtATGTATCTTTTGTACCATTTGTAtcatttaatgtttttgtaaacCATTGTAACATTTCAGCTATTAAATATAGGCAGTGACCAGAAATGGAAATAAACCAATACCATTACtaatacatgaaataataagcctgtgaaattttgggctTAACCGATGCGTGAGTAAGAAAATAGTGAGAAACCCGGCTTAATTTTCAGCATTTTAACACGTTGTCCTTTGTTTGTGTAGCAACCGAAATCAGCTGtgtcttgtgatttttaaaggaTTTCAGATagtttcctaaaaaaaaaaaaaaaaaaaaaaatcaaaagggaatatttcacagaaaaaaatgtatgaaCTTCTTTATCAGAAAACAGAGAAAGCTGTTGCAAGAGGCTGACCCACCAAAAGGTATAAAGGCAAACAAAAGTTAATGTCTTGACGCTTCGACCCTTCCAGAGTCAATGTCCTGACGCTTCGACCCttccagagtctttctcaaaggctgatTAATCATTAATAtaagctttcagattaaaattgAACGAAGACTTTTTCATCCCTACCATACCAATCCTGTACAATACTTTGACCTTGTTTTCTTCTATTTATATAAAGCATTACGGCAGCACTTGAACCAGTGGCATCTGCTTTGACGTGCCAgcactctacaaactgagctatctagtcctTTGTTGGCAATCTCCCTATCTTTGTTcgtgggtgccagtcagaagccatacaacaaTTAACTGTCgcgtagccagggatcacacccaaatacaacctgggaagaggcagccaggggatcaccttaacgGAATGTGACTTTTATATACATTTTTCTCTgatcaaccccaaattattataaaattactcagtcagtttcccttgtggtttaaaaCCTGATTCTTTCATTAAGATTACATACATATGGAACAACAAAAAGGTTAGAAAAAAATAGCACCAACATGGCCAGCCTTAAAAACAACAGGcctttattgtttgtttttgttcaataaaGACAACATCAAAGATCTActtctactttttaaaaatccggtaacattttgaaatacatatactttttttaataactgtGATTAAAATATTATACACCCGGCAACTTGCTAATGGCGACTTGGAATAcaaacatgaaagaaaaaaaacctgcaaaaaaacacatcccttaaaatataaaaaatgtaactAGAAATTTAGCTGCATAGTTTTTGCAACGTGGAACTGTTAATAGTCAGAAAAGTCATTGGTGCACaatttcaaccccaaaaatgctCAAATTGGCACACTAATATTTCTATTCAAACAATTGTTGGAAATTGGCAATAATATCTTTGGCTTTGAGAAAAATGTGAAATAAACATTTTGGTGATAAAGACACAAATGAATGACTTTGGATACATTTTGTTAAGGGGACGCTCATAGTTATCAATATTTTCTCAAGCGTACAAAcaatacactttaaaaaaaaaaaccttccctCCCCCAAAAGTGTTTGAAGAGTTTTGTTTACACAATTCAATATAGAGATAATGTCCATTGCATGCAAACCCTGTTATTTCAAGCACAGATATAAGAAATAATATGAGACTGTTCatcttaaacaaaatacataatacCATAATTTCCTGCTTTCAAGACCCAGCTTACTCGAATTTCAGCTTATCCGACTTATCCGAGGTCAAACGGAACAAAAACACTGCGTCTTATCTAACggtgcaaaaacaaaaaggccATGAAGCTACATGTATTAAGTTTCAATAATTCAACCTTTTCGTTTGAAAACAAAAGCGAACGGCAGTATGCATAAACCCCCTCTCTCCCAGCAAATGGTTTGTATGCTTATGAAAATTGTAATAATTGTGAACGTCCCCTAATCAAACCTGAATGCTAAACCCAACCAGGGAGTCCAAGATGGCCAACCACTGAGTGCAGGTCCAAGATGATCGGGTGTGGCCAACCACTGAGTTCAAGATGATCGGGTGTGGCCAACCACTGAGTCCAAGATGTTCAGGTGTGGCCAACCACTGAGTCCAAGATGATAGGGTGTGGTCATATCTCAGATCCATCTGGCTTCTTTGGAGATGCATTCTCTTCACTGTTTGCCATGGCGATGGCCATCTTCTTTAAGAGGATGGATCCCGATGAAGGGCTTGCTGAATAAACCAGAGGAAGCTCAGATGAATATCGTTATACAAGGGCAAGCGAGGCCatcgtgtaattccaggcttgacACTTAATTGAACACTACAGTGATTGGATTTGCTAAAAGTGGACAACACAACATTGGCGACGCAGATGGGTCTCAGAAAAAGAAACCAAAAATTAGAAGGCAAATTAAAAGTCGGGATTAGAGGACAGAAATTCAATATTTACCTTCAGTCGTCACTTGTTGGGTTCGCTCCTCGCTATCGGGTTCTTTCTCTACCGCTGTCTTCTCACCATCCACCGCTTCGTCAACGACCGTTTTTATCTCCACAGTTTCTTCTTGGACGCCATTTCTCTCCACGTCATTTATCTCAACTCTGTCCTCATCAGCAAGCTGAAGTTGAACCTCCTCGTCTTCTTTCGGCTCTTCCTTCGCAACATCTTCCTCCTGGATTTCCGCTACAACTTCAGGCTCATCTTTCTCTTCAACGGCAGCTTCTTCCTTGGGCCCATCCTTTAGTTCAACCTCCTCCCCCTGATCCACCTCTTGCCGATCCTCCGCGTGAACCTCCTTCCCCTGTTCCTCCTCCACGTGGTCCTCTTGTGATGCAGAATCACTTCCTTCGTCAGAGGTTGCATACTGGAAGTAGTACTTAGATCGGAGTACGTCCGAAGATGGGCGCGTCGCTGGAGTAGACTTCAGAAGAGATGTCACACTTTCCTTGACGGATGGTCTTATGTCGACGACTGAAAGATCAGGCGTACCATTCAGGAGGCTGGAGAACTTAGTGTCAGGATAGTGTGCCTATGATcaaaataaagacattttaaatCTTGGTAGTAAGACAAATAATTTTCTGCAATAAAACATGGTGAATGAGTGTCAGTATGTTTTTACTGGTTAGGTGAAATTTATTAAACTGATATCATCACAATGGCCTCCACACTATTATCTGCCATGTTGTATGCCAGTCTTTTGGTTTGTATGTTAAGATGACCTTCCtgtcccacaaagggatataaaggCCGAGCTGGCAACAGCTAGTCTCTCTCATTCCAACATTTGTTTCACATCTATGAtaatgatttgttattttgagcatatatatgttgagagagatacaccaagtgagaatacttgtttttgacaattaccaaacgtgtccaatgcctttaagatgtGGGCATTTGCAGTCAGCATGACAGACCCAGGTCATCTTTGCGTATGAGTGagtggtgagtgagtgagtgacaTCAGTTGAGTTCAGGGGCGAGTTTCAACGATCGTAACCAATCACTGTTTCGGTTAAATTGGCTGTTGGTTAATCACTGGCAAGTGACCAAAACAACtattggttacagccgccaAAGCACGCCCCAGAGCCACACTGAATTGACCGATTGCGGACTTACCCACAGAAGTAGAATTCCAAATGAGTACATATCGGACTCCATAGAAGCCTCAACACCATTGCTGATCTCAGGCGCTGTGAAGGCGAGTCCGTTTCTAGACATGTACCCTTGTTGAGCTCGCTGAGTCTGATGTAATTATAAAGGGTAAGAATCGTCATTTCAAGTAAGAACAGACTGGATGATGGAGTTGATTTGAGTTGGAAGTAGAATTGACATCTATGACAAATGCATCTAGTGACGTTGACACGACTAATGGATTGCTTAGTTGAGTCATGACTACTGTTATTCAACTTCTCGGTTGATCATTCCGCCATGACTACTACTACAAAAAAGttgcgactacctgtttggtggaCCAGTTGTGTCGATCAATCACGACTATGTtcgaaaacaaaatttactatacgaaacacaatcagacatcagtgacacaatccttcaaacCAATAAAATTCTATTTTATtctataatttttttctaaattccGAGAGGGGCAaaacaaatcggaaatcagactgaAGTAGTATGAATATCATGCAtgttattttcacaaaataatttatttcccAACTCAGTGCTCCAAAattgttacccctggtcactggaccATATTATTtaattccttaaaggcagtggacaccaagTGTCAGGACATGCTGACAGTATTCGAGTATTATtttcattgtctttaaaggcagtggacactgttggtaattactcaaaataattgttagcataaaaccttacttgattacgagtaatggggagaggttgatggtataaaacattgtgagaaacgcctccctctgaagtgttatagttttcgagaatttgattttgagacctcagatttagaacttgaggtctcgaaatcaaccaaaacgcgcacaacttcgtgtgacaagggtgtttttttctttcattattatctcgcaagttcgatgagggattgagctcaaattatcacaggtttgttattttatgcatatgtcgagatacaccaagtgagaagactggtctttgacaattaccaaaattgtccactgcctttaaaccatctcagctctcaTCTCAGCTCTCTAGAGAGTACACAACACGACGCCGCAACATTAATACCCCTGGTCAATGGGCCATTTAATTAATTccctaaaccatctcagctcccttgggagtattcAGCCTGCGCTACCAAATTATGTAGCGCACTTAGCTAAgtcaaccacaagaaccatctctgctctcACATGTATCATTCACCCtatggtgaagagaagcaattatagttattgtcttgctcaaggaaatAAGAGTCGTGACCCGAATCACAAACTCCGATGACCCAGTCATCAGAATTTGAGTCCGCTGCACTGAATCGcttggccacaacacaccaTTATGAGAAAATTTGAATTTACAGCGTCTAAACCAGGGAtgaaattctaaaaaaaaattgaaaaagactGAAATAATGTTCTGTCAGTCACGGGAGGTTGAACACActtacaaaattattttcctttaacatttttttaaagaacaagtTCAGCAAAGATATGACTCGCCCACAGCCGTTCTCAACTTAAATGTCAGAAAGTAAATTTGCCAAAGTTGCGGATTAAAAAAAACGTCAGAACTGGAAATTTGAACTTACAGGCGTCTTGGAGTAGTCACACTCGGCTAGGACGGCAGAGTTGCGGCTCGTTAAGAGAACATTCCGTGGATGAACTGCCCCATGGATGACGGATATTTCATGCATGTGATTCAAGCCTTGAAGCACCTGACGGAAGATACAATTCAACTCATCTTCTGTGAGTGGCTTTGAAGCATAACAATCCtctaagaaagaaagaaaaaagtcatactttaataataataatagtaatagtcaACATTTACATAGTGCTTTATACACCCGAAGCTCGTCTCAAAGCGCtgaaacatacagtatttcctgcaaggtatgtgggactaggCTTTTGAATAATGAGGTCTCTCCTTTTACATagaaccatgtaatggtttacaaagtgctgtggcgcaatatgccaccaatccagccaggaacaccgaggcgaaccccttctcttttcgataagtgcactgggttctttatgtgtgttacacaacacatgggaccaacggctttacgtcccatctgaaggacgaagcaatggctaagtgtcttgcttacggacaaaagtgtcacagctggggattcggacccacactctgctgatcagaaacaccaaagcttgagttcTGTGTTTTGTCCTctcagccacgacacaccaCAGTATTAATTATCTTACGTTTAGCGATGGCCGCTTCCAGTGACCCCATCTCAAGATACGGCAACTGGACATGTACTTCTCCTGTAGCGGGCAAGGTGTAGATGGCATCAAGACGGAGTAAGCCCTCCGGACGGAAAGCCCAGGTCAGAGATCCCTCAACCAGGAATTCTTCACGCGCCTCGTCATCCGAGATGAAGAAagactgaaagaaaaaacaaagaaaatggaagtggctgttgcaaactgcttacaaaaGAAAATGACATATAATGATAAGATggggtgtgtcatggccgagcggttaagagcaccagactaaagcttgggtgtttctgatcagcagagtgtgggttcgagtcccggtcatgacacttgtgtcctttaagcaaTACAACTGttattgctgcatcctttgGATTAATAGACAGCTTCGATCAATAAACAGAGAAGACACCGTTTATAACTTTCCCAGTAAGACCAATAGTAATCTAAAAGATCTGTCGTAGCCGATTACCTTAATAACGACAGGTTTGTTGTCAAACTGGCCAAGACGTATCATCTTCTTGTCACATCCTGGTAAGGGTTTCAGGTCCAAGTGTTGAATGCTACGTCCGAGCTTTACTGCTCCTAGCTTGGTCttaaaatggaaaataaataattaaattgtaAGATAACAATGTAAATAAGcacccccccctaaaaaaaaaattaaagagaGATAAACAAACACATCAGATGCTATGGTATTTAGaactttttgatttgttttaatcctacacaaatgttgaaataaaactaacctggGAAAAATTCATGTTACAaagattattattttctttttttgaactATTTGTAGTTCTTCCCTTTAAACTAATAtcaatgaaagagaaaaaaagtaacatgATAACGTATATATtaacaacaatgtaaatttgtcTCTTACCAAATGATATTCAATCTCAAACTTGGGATACTGATGGGATAGCTCTCCAAACTGTCGATGTTTCAAGTCGGCCAACTCAACCTGTCATGAGAAAATAAGTCAACCAACAGTCTATAAACAGTATTATTGATTTTTGGGTTCTTGTATAGCACTTTATTAGTTGAGAAATGATATACCGTTAACTAACTTTGAGCTGCTTGGTCTCACTGAAATTTGGGTTGGGCCAAACTGGATAGAAATTTTTCTGAGAGCCTTCACACAAGATATTATTAATCCCTTCAAGATTTCAATCAAGAAAACACACCATTCATCATCATGAAAGATCTTTATCTCAAATTAGCTGGATTTGAAATGCTAGGAAATCTAGGGCCAAgataaattttaaaagtatttaaaatactattattattgaggTTGTCTCcacaatgaaaaatgaaaaaagtatCAAGGTGTTTAGAGCTCTTCAATTAACGTACCATCAACCCGTCCTCATTAACGTATGCTTTCTGTAAAGTCAAGCGTATCTCGGCGAGTTCCTCTTCTATTTTTTGAAGTTCTCCATCATCGCTCGTTTCAGactccttaaaaaaagaaaacaaagattcaactcatttatttatttggttatttattttgatAGTTAATTTATTACACACCGAGTTTGGCCGAAACTTACATCCTCCAGGTCCAGTTTGTAGGCCAGCTTGTGTCGAAGCTTCGATCGCAGGGACTTGATGACTTTCGTAGTGGCAAGTAGTTTAGAGACGTCCGGCTTTGCCGTCAGCCATTTCACATGTTCAGACTTAGTCTCTGTGTAGCTGGTTTGCAGATGGATGAGCTTATGGATTGCGTTGAGCTCTTTTCGTAGGTGAATCATCACGACGCAGACGGTGTTTTCTAAAATAGCGGCTTCTTGTTTGGACTCCTCCTGAAGGTAACAAACAAAGTCTAATAAGCATCATTAGtttcataataattatacaaaattataataataatttattcatttatattgcgcccattccataaaatgtacaccagcgcataacaaaataactataaaaatattaaaatgttacaacagaaaaatatacagcaatccaaacaaatgaaaatacaagGACCTTACAGAACAATCCGTAGaatgaaaattgaaaaacattaaGACAGTCTAAAATATATAcagtctataaaaaaaataataaaaaaagtaaaagaaataTGGATTTATATATCGTCGCATCAGTGCAACAAGGGTCATAAAGCCGGTTTCATACTCCATGCAAATGCGCATGCAAAGCACACGCATGCCCGTTTTCGCAGAGAATGTTTAGCAGTTCAAcaattgtaaaatatttgttttgaatttgcaACGTCAACATTTCTATCACATTCCTCTGAAGTATTAACCAGGCTTAATTCTACTTTAAGGTGTTCTCTGTAAATCACTTTTTAAGGTATGGGGACATTTTAAACAATCACTggttatttaaagccattggaccctttcggtacataaaaaaaaaaaaaaaaaagtcacagatttacaaataacttacagggtttacagaaagttagtggtgaaagacttctcttgaaatattattccatgaaatgctttactttttgagaaaacagtaaaaaaatatcaattctcgatagcgagaattacatatttattttaaacacatgtcacgacacggcgaaacacgctgatacaagggtgggttttcctgttattttctcctgactccgatgaccccttgagcctaaattttcacaggtttgttatttgatatagaagttgtgatacacgaagtgtgggcctttgacaatactgtttagcgaaagggtccaatggctttaaaagaagtCCACTTGTATGAATTATAAAgacatttataataaaatttaaaaaaatgatatcTACATTTAACTACCTCAAAAACTATAAATGCTCTCAAATCAAAGTAAAACACTGTCAGTATCGATTCAAATAATTTTCTCCCTCATTCTatcatttcaattttgttcacCTTGTTTTTCTCCAGTAACTCCTGGCTGGCACAACACAAATCTTCACCGCTCTGACCGGTGGTGACAATCTCAGTTTCTATGGCAACCTTCAACGTGCGAGCAAGTTCATCTATAGTGGCGCTGGTTTGCAGTGTGGAGACATCATCAGGGGTCAGATTGAATTGCTGTAAATGGgtaaaaataaactttatttttttaatgaactatttctgtgacgtcactctactgatgaaagtgtagattttttttacgaatttacactcaactgtagattcgtaCTGAATCTACACACTCAAACTTGTAATGCCACTttattcagcttcgtgctgccagttatttttttaataaaaataaatgaatgaaaatggaaaaaaaaccaaaaactgtCAATCcgtttgatttgttttggaGGCATGGAAAAGCTCTCTATAAATGCCATCTTATTATTACTACTAGTGGTTTGAGTTTCTGAAAGAACTCATTCGACTCACATTGATCATGTTGGCTTGGATAACTCGTCTCCACTCTTCTGCTCTCGCGTCCGTGTTCTCACGAACAGATTTCAGCTGCTGGCTCTTCTTCTCCTAAAGAtgaaacaagggtgtatttttcttccattattctccctctcttcgtcgaccaattgagcccagcacagcaaaattatgcttagcagactaaggttaccagccaaacaaccATGTCAAACCTTTTTTGTAAGGACAACTGTATACTGGTATCCTGcgcatttctgctcagcagagaGCTGTTAAGTAAtgtctgcttaaagacactggacactattggtaattgtcaaagactagtcttcacagttggtgtatctcaacatttgcatgaaataacaaacctgtgaaaatttgagctcaatcggtcgtcgaagttgcgagataataacgaaagaagaaaacacccttgtcacacgaagttgtgtgctttctgatgcttgatttcgagacctcatattctaaacttaaggtctcgaaatcaaattcgtggaaaattacatatttctcgaaaactatgcacttcagagggagctgtttcttacaatgttttatactatcaacctctccccattactcgtaatcaagaaaggtttaatgatgataattattttgagtaattaccaatagtgtccactgcctttaacagcccTAGGAAACTGGAATAAGAACAAATCGTACCTTCCACAGCTTATAATTAATGCATACATTAATGTGTTCTCTGTCCGCGTCGCCACATCCTGTTAAGGACAAGTTTGTGTCGCCGTTAGAACGAGTTTGATAGGTCTCTTCCAACTCATCCAGAGATTGCTGCAAGATAAATattaacattacaaaattgaaaTGGCGTGTTGTGGCAGAGCGGATAAGAAGACCGGAGAATGTTGACATTCCATCAGAGCCATCCAGACAATAGACACTTTCAAAAACAACCCTAAAGACtcatctttttcaaaaaacatttcagtaaCGTTCCATAGATATTGGATTCTGTTAAATTTTCTTGGTCTTTTCACATTTTCCTTTTATTGTAGCAAGCGCTATAACGGCGCCATAGAAGAcgtccttattattattaattgttctgctgtttctgatcggcttacagtgtgggtttgagttttGGTTGTAACACTTAACCATCATTACTGCATCCTTTCACACTTGCAGTTTCAATTCGACATCTTTAGTAAttctagatttttttttaaacagaaacacaatttaagagatgttaaatttgcatcacgataaagaatatttatttagttgtttacccgcacaccaatgtgtgttagcactgtatactcagtactttccccttacaccgatgtgtgttagcactgtatactcagtactttccccttacaccgatgtgtgttagcactgtatactcagtactttccccttacaccgatgtgtggtagcactgtatactcagtactttccccttacaccgatgtgtggtagcactgtatactcagtactttccccttacaccgatgtgtggtagcactgtatactcagtactttccccttacaccgatgtgtggtagcactgtatactcagtactttccccttacaccgatgtgtggtagcactgtatactcagtactttccccttacaccgatgtgtggtagcactgtatactcagtactttccccttacaccgatgtgtggtagcactgtatactcagtactttccccttacaccgatgtgtggtagcactgtatactcagtactttccccttacaccgatgtgtggtagcactgtatactcagtactttccccttacaccgatgtgtggtagcactgtatactcagtactttccccttacaccgatgtgtggtagcactgtatactcagtactttccccttacaccgatgtgtggtagcactgtatactcagtactttccccttacaccgatgtgtggtagcactgtatactcagtactttccccttacaccgatgtgtgttagcactgtatactcagtactttccccttacaccgatgtgtgttagcactgtatactcagtactttccccttacaccgatgtgtgttagcactgtatactcagtactttccccttacaccgatgtgtgttagcactgtatactcagtactttccccttacaccgatgtgtgttagcactgtatactcagtactttccccttacaccgatgtgtggtagcactgtatactgcgTGGAATAGCATTAGCCtggtttaaaagttatttatctaatagaaaacaatttgtattgtttaagtCAACGCTGTCTAAAGAACAATATATTTCCTGTGGAGTTCCACAGGGCTCTGTGTTGGGTCctctattatttattatttatataaacgACATATGTAATACTTCTGATACAATATCCTTCTCTTTATTTGCAGATGACACAAGTTTAGTGTACAGTCATAGTAACGTAGATACAGCTGTTAGTCACCttaattttgaacttttaaaaataagcaCTTGGCTGTTGGCAAATAAACTATGTATTAATGTACTGAAAtcaaattatataatattttgtccGAGACAGCAGAAATATACTCAAACggttcctttaatattaaatggtgttaacttgcaaaaagtaaaaagtacaaaatttcTAGGCATTTATATTGACGAAAATCTTAACTGGAAGAGTCACGTTGATGTAGTGTcaagcaaaatatcaaaaaccatCGGTATAATGAATCGTTTGAGGTTTTTCTTACCAAAGAATATCTTAATAACTCTTTACAACTCATTAGTCCTCCCATATTTAAATTACTCAATTCTCACTTGGGGTGGCTCTTCATCCTGTGATAAACttcttattttacaaaaacgaGCTGTTCGAATAATTTTCAACGCTCATTATCGGGACCATACCTCTCCTTTGTTTGCCGAACTGAAACTACTACACTTTAATGATCTCTATAACC contains:
- the LOC117303926 gene encoding serine/threonine-protein kinase 31-like isoform X3; this encodes MYKFSGKPTFDVYVTNLPDDIDEDLMRQEFSACGVVQSCTVKDGKNNAAKFGFVRYAKEESQDLAVRQLSGKYLNGKNISVKKADYNKKKNTTENPMQNGDTKRQNKGDLQSSSPRSLQESYQRAAQEYVEQEVLVTYVVDACTVYAQLANRNMVETNARLMTEINQYCPMAQRLTGLPVLSTVYGSLFSEDGMWYRCKVMPAYICEQAEQQPTKVGVHYLDYGNDEMVDWNTLVELPMSLASLPPQAHLLLFRGIKPTAENNEGNRKAVEFLQEVTENKSVRARFYSPMISSSSFTSVEIFDGTSSLNDALMQRGFATLEPNINSSAASPNKTASNQGSTLPNRAPGLMPTPTPAPQLFQIKPPQAAPSTNSRSGPGGGAVNVDKYNADVQKLKDKIKHLAIEKEMLEKELTTQKQEMQLEYRCVKETAANTVTCLLKLDEKLKRAIQDTVAELHARVAILKQTRKRVVIDPNLRDPLAFAIELLTNSTNEFVSLSDGVSDHDANDACQDFLRSQRKFEEPDAKDHLDELIKARDTSRQTAYQKMSDFLDTVNLLPLTEQKSLIKQSLDELEETYQTRSNGDTNLSLTGCGDADREHINVCINYKLWKQFNLTPDDVSTLQTSATIDELARTLKVAIETEIVTTGQSGEDLCCASQELLEKNKEESKQEAAILENTVCVVMIHLRKELNAIHKLIHLQTSYTETKSEHVKWLTAKPDVSKLLATTKVIKSLRSKLRHKLAYKLDLEDESETSDDGELQKIEEELAEIRLTLQKAYVNEDGLMVELADLKHRQFGELSHQYPKFEIEYHLTKLGAVKLGRSIQHLDLKPLPGCDKKMIRLGQFDNKPVVIKSFFISDDEAREEFLVEGSLTWAFRPEGLLRLDAIYTLPATGEVHVQLPYLEMGSLEAAIAKQDCYASKPLTEDELNCIFRQVLQGLNHMHEISVIHGAVHPRNVLLTSRNSAVLAECDYSKTPTQRAQQGYMSRNGLAFTAPEISNGVEASMESDMYSFGILLLWAHYPDTKFSSLLNGTPDLSVVDIRPSVKESVTSLLKSTPATRPSSDVLRSKYYFQYATSDEGSDSASQEDHVEEEQGKEVHAEDRQEVDQGEEVELKDGPKEEAAVEEKDEPEVVAEIQEEDVAKEEPKEDEEVQLQLADEDRVEINDVERNGVQEETVEIKTVVDEAVDGEKTAVEKEPDSEERTQQVTTEASPSSGSILLKKMAIAMANSEENASPKKPDGSEI